One part of the Vitis riparia cultivar Riparia Gloire de Montpellier isolate 1030 chromosome 8, EGFV_Vit.rip_1.0, whole genome shotgun sequence genome encodes these proteins:
- the LOC117921175 gene encoding LOB domain-containing protein 20 has product MADPQGDGTLESRRKGVGKRPTGMVEDVVEAVAVTSLSPVAPCGACKFLRRKCVSGCIFAPHFGSDQGAARFAAVHKVFGASNVSKLLLHIPVNRRHDAVVTISYEAQARLSDPVYGCVSTILALQQQVASLQAELAMVQAQLINSRFAVANAFQNSQQQQQQHQIAVLQPAYSNNSTASNNLINVGSFTSNFDIASETAPSSHSLEPLQLSQPSQDEDEDEEESQNPVMFSNEILHRR; this is encoded by the exons ATGGCTGATCCGCAAGGCGACGGCACCTTGGAAAGTCGCCGGAAGGGTGTGGGGAAGCGGCCTACCGGGATGGTGGAGGACGTGGTTGAGGCGGTCGCCGTCACATCTCTGTCGCCTGTGGCCCCTTGTGGGGCTTGCAAGTTCTTGAGGAGGAAGTGTGTTAGTGGGTGCATATTTGCTCCCCACTTTGGATCCGACCAGGGCGCAGCCAGGTTTGCGGCCGTGCACAAGGTGTTCGGCGCCAGCAATGTGTCCAAGCTCTTATTACACATTCCCGTGAACCGGCGCCATGATGCTGTTGTTACCATATCTTATGAGGCTCAGGCGAGGCTGTCGGACCCGGTTTATGGCTGTGTCTCCACCATACTTGCTTTACAACAACAG GTGGCGTCGCTACAAGCGGAGCTGGCAATGGTGCAGGCACAGCTGATAAACAGTAGGTTTGCAGTGGCAAACGCCTTCCAGAACTctcagcagcagcagcagcagcatcaGATTGCAGTGCTGCAGCCGGCATACTCCAACAATTCAACTGCATCCAATAATCTCATCAATGTCGGCAGCTTCACCTCCAATTTTGACATTGCGTCAGAGACTGCTCCATCTTCCCACAGCTTGGAGCCTCTTCAACTTTCCCAGCCATCCCAAGATGAGGACGAAGACGAGGAAGAGAGTCAGAACCCAGTCATGTTCAGTAACGAGATACTTCATCGCCGATGA